GACGAGCACCGACCACGCCGTGACCAGCAGGGCAACCGATGCCCACCAGCGTGGACGGCTGACCGCGGCAGACAGGCTGTATCCCACCCGGCCGGAGGTCTCCTCGGTCGCCAGCCACTGCGTGATGTGGATCCCCGCTGCTGCGGCGAGCAACGCGGTGAGCTGGACGAAGATGGTCAAGCTGGCGTTGACCGGGTCGTCGTGGTCGGCTCGGGCGACGGCGTTGAGGGCGTTCATCTGGCGGGTCAGGTATCCGAACGCGAAGGCGAACAGTGCCGTGGCGGCGATCCACCCGACACCGACGCCGGCGGTGAGCCGGGCGAGGAGGGTCAGGGGTGAGCGTATCCAGGTCGGCGCGGCGGCCGGCCCGGGTCGGGGGGTGATGATGCCTGCCCCCAGGTCACGCCGGGCGGCCACGGCGGCGGCGGTGGCGAGCGACGCGACGGCCAGCGCGCCGAAGGCGGCCCACGGCCACGACGGCGGTTCCGCGCTGAACGGCCGGATTTCGGCCAGCCAGGACTGCGGGTTGATCCAGACGGCATCCCACTGACGCGCATCCACCACAGCCCGGGCCAGGTAGCCGACGAGCCAGCATCCGGTGGCGAGGATGTACGCGGTCCGGGCCGTCCGGCAGCATTGCGCGATCAAGGCGCCGAGAGCGGTGAATGCGAGCATGAGCATCGCCAGACCACCGGCGTAACGCCAGGATCCCGCGATGGGGTAACCCAGAGCCGTGAGTGCGACCCCGTTGAGTACGGCGGTCAGCGCCGCCGTGGCCGCGGCGGCGCTGGCTCCGGCGGCAGCCGGCGCCAGCCGGTGGACCGGGTAGGAGGTCAGGATGTCCAGGCGTCCGGTGTCTTCGAGGCCGCGGGTGAACCGGATCGCCAGATGCAACCCGATCAGGGGGATCATGATCAGCGTCAGGTAGCCCATCTCGTTGGCCAGGATGCCGCCGAGGGTGTCCAGGGCGTACCCGCGGCCCTGGAGCGCCGCACTGCCACTCATCACCTGGTACGCGTCGGCGTAGTGGTCGCGGGCGGCCTGCTCGGAGTACGTACCGTTGATGGTGGCCGCACTCGTGGCCACCAGCGCGGCGACCACGATCGGCCAGCCGATCACCTGCGGCAGGCCGGTACGCAAGCTCAACGACAGAAAGCGCCAGTAGCCGGTCATCGCGCCGCGCCCTCGGCCACGGCGTAGGGGACGTCACTGCGGTAGTTGGTGAGGAACAGTTCGTCGAGGCTGGGTGGCTGGACGTTGAGGCTGCTCGGACCGGCGGTGAGGACGCAACCGACTGCTGCGGCAAGGGTTGCCGGGCCGGCCCGGAAGGTGACGTGCGTGCCGTCCGGCCGCGTCACCACGGACAGGTCGACGAGGCCGTCGAGCCGATCCAGTCCGGACACCGCACACCTTGTCACCGCGTCCACCCGGGTGAGGGTGTGATCACGCAGGTCGGCCAACGTGCCGGTCCGGATCACCGTACCGCGCCTGATGATGCTCACCCGGTCACACAGAGCTTCCGCCTCGGACAGGATGTGGCTGCTCAACAACACCGTGCGGCCGTCGTTCCGCAGCTCTCGCACGCACTGTTGGAACACCTCCTCCATCAGCGGGTCCAGTCCCGAGGTCGGTTCGTCGAGCAGGAACAGGTCGGCGTTCGTGCCGAGCGCCGCGATCAGTGCCACCTTCTGCCGGTTGCCCTTCGAGTAGGTCCGCGTGCGTTTCGTCGGGTCCAGTTCGAACCGGTCGATCAACTCGCGCCGGCGACGCGGGTCGGTGCCGCCGTGGAGCCGGCCGAGGATGTCGATGCACGCTCCGCCGGTCAGTCCCGGCCACAGCGCCACGTCGCCCGGGACGTACGCCAGGCGCCGGTGGGCCTGCACCGACTGGGCCCAGCAGTCCAGGCCGAAGACCTTTGCCTCGCCGTCGTCCACCCGAAGCTGGCCGAGCAGGGCCCGGATGGTGGTGCTCTTGCCGGCGCCGTTGGGGCCGAGGAAGCCGTGCACCTCGCCCTTGGCGACCGTGAGGTCCAGGCCGTTGAGCGCCATCGTCCGGCCGAACGCCTTGCGCACTCCTCGCACGGTGATCGCATCCATCCTGGCATCCTGACACAGGAAGACAGTAGCTGTCATGTTGGCAGCCACTACCGATAGCGGCCGCCCGCCGGTCGATAGGATGACGGGCGTGCCACTTAACCTGCGTCAACGCAACCGGATGGCCGCAATCCGGGCCGTCCAGGACACGGCCATGAACCTTTTCGACGCCCAGGGTTACCACAACGTCACCATCGAGGACATCTGCCGGGAAGCGGGCGTTTCGCCGTCCACCTTCTACCGCTATTTCGTGACCAAAGAGGGACTGTTCACGGTCGATCCTTTTGCCGCCGTCGGTGCCGACGGTTTCCGCGAAGTCCTCGACCTCGACGACCTACCCGGCACGATGGAACGCCTCGCGGCCAGCGCCGGGCCCGGCGGCCCGTGGCGCGGAATGCGCTACGTACTGGAAGAGCCGACCGTGCGGGCCGCCGTCTACGCCACCATGGATGCCATGGCCGGCCGCCTCGCCGCGGCTCTCGCCGACCGTGGACACGACGCCATCCAAGCCCGGGTGCTGGCCCGCACCTACCTGTTCGGCGTCTACTTCGGCGCCCTCGAACAATGGCACAGTGACGGCCGGACCCGGCCCATCGGCGAATACGCCCGCGCGGCTCTGGACGCGATCGAGACCCGCGCGGGCGCCGCCGGACGGCAGCCGGGTGCGGCAGACTGACGCCACGCCGGCGCGCCCGCGCGGCGTTCCGCTCGGGCCGGCAAGTGGCAGGCACGGTTTTCGCGGGTGATTCGCACAGCTGGCGGATTTCGTCGCCCGACTGCGGCAAACCTTGACAGCACGGCGTCTGGATCTGCCGCCGACCGAACGGCCGGTTATCACCCGGTCGAGACGTCTCCGCCGATGCCGATCTCGCGCCGGTCTACCAGGCCAACCGATCCAGCAGTGAGGTGCGGACCGATCCGCCGCCCAGCGTAACGCTCGGCGACTGGTACGCGGTGTTGCCCGTGGTCTCCAGGTCGCCACCTGTCCGCGTGGCCGCTTCAAGCGCTGACAACCGGACAGAGGGATCAACTGCGTCAGGCTGTCATCGGTGCGGGGCGGTGTACCGTCCGAAGTGGCAGCCTGCCGGGGATGGTCGGCAGGGATCTCATGTGACCTGGGAGTGCCGCTGATGCCTCGTCGGCCTATACCTGCTGATCCGTCGATTGGTGATCGCATCCGGGCTCGTCGGGAGTTGCGTGGTTGGAGTGTGCGGTACGCGGCCAGTCGGGGATCTCTCATACGTCGTGGTCGCGGATTGAGCGTGGTCAGCAGCGCACGGACCGGTACATGGTGGTGGATCTGGCGGCGGCTCTTGAATGTTCGGTGGTTGACCTGACTGGGCAGGCGTACATGCCGGCTGATCGACAGCTTGATGCGGCTCGCATCGATGCGGAGCGGGTGTGGCGGATCATGATGGATACGCCGATGGCTAGACGTTCCAGTGCGGTGGCGACTGTTGAGCAGGTGCGTCGGGAGGCGGCGCTCGTGCGTGAACTGTACGGGCGGTGCGACTACGCGGGTGCGCTGCGGCGGCTCGTTGATCTGGTGCCGGCGATGCACAGTCTGGCTGATCGACGGGTGGCGTTGATGGTGATGGTGCCGGTGTACGGCGTGGTGATGGGGTCGTTGCTGAATGTGAGTTTTCCGGCGCACGCATGGCTGGCTGCGGAGCGGTGTGCCGAGGCGGCGGGGTTGCTCGATGACCCGGTGGCGGTCGGGGTCGCGGCGGCCAATCGAGCGCGGGTGTTGGCCTATTCGGGGGCGTACGGTCCGGCGCGGACGCTGTGTGATGCCGCCGCATCTGATCTTGCCGGTAGCGGGACGGAAGGGGCGTTGGACGTGCTGGGGTTCCTGCACCTGGCGCGGGCGCTTCACCTCGGCGGGCTGCATGACGAGGCCGGTGCGGAGGAGCATCTTGCCGAGGCCGGGCGGATCGCGGCGCACACCGGGGAAACCGAGAGCTGGGATCTCGCCTGGGGGCCACGGAACGTGACGCTGTGGTTGATGGCGTTCCTGCTCGACACGGGCCGTCCGGAGGCGGCGATGAAGACAGCGGCGGGTGTGGAGTTGGCGGGTCTGCCAGCGGTGCGACAGATTTACTTCTGGCTCGATATGGGCCGTGCCGCCGAGGCGGTCGGTCGGGACCGCGATGCCGTACGGATGCTCCTCGCGGCGGAGCGGATCGGGCCGCAGCATGCCCGCTCGTCGGTGGCGGCGCGGGAGACGGCCCGGTCGTTGCTGCGCAAGGGGTCGATGTCACCGGAGTTGCGAGGACTGTGCGAGCGGCTGAGCCTGGCCGCGTAGTTAGGGCGGCTCCGGTGCTCGCCGACTTGTGGCGAGGAATGACAAGCTTGATATGGCTGCTTCCGCAACAAGGGATCTCGGTTCAGATCCAGCCCTCAGTGAGGTGAGTTCCAGTGCCGGAACAGTTGCTGTACCTCCGCATGCCAGCGGACGGCCCCGTCGGTCCAGCCGGCACCTGGCTGTCCTGTTGTGGCATTGACAACCAGTGCGGGCAATGATGGTTCACCGGCTGCGATGCACTCATCGGCGACCTGGGCGAGCACGTGGCGCATCTGATTTCGGAGATCTATGCCGGCCATGCCGATGGCCCGCCCCAGTTCGCCGTAGGTGAGCAGTGACCTTCGCATTGCGGCGATGATCAGGGCTGCACGAGCCATCCGGACCCACTGTTCCCGTTGCTCACTTGCCATGCCTGCAAGCGTGACACCTGCTCATCTCTTGATCGACCCTTCGAACAGCCCACTCGCCACGGGCCGTACGGATGGCGTCGAAACTGCCCTGGCGTACTGGCCTGAAGTTGTTGGTTCAAGGTCGGGATGCTGCCAGGACCAGGGGTCGCCGGCGTGTGAGGGTTATGGGACGGTCTGTCGATCGGTAGCGTTGGGCGTGATCGCGGCCGATCAATCGGTTCCGCGTCCCGCGCTATGCGAGGAGGTTCCGGGTGGATTCCTTGCCGGAGTTGACGTTCGGGCAGCGGTTGAAGGTCTACCGGGAGCGGTCCGGGAAGACTCGGGCGGTGCTCGGTGGGTTGGTGGGGCGCAGCGCCGAGTGGGTCAAGGCGGTGGAGACCGATCGGATTCTGCCGCCGCGCATTCACATGCTGGATCGGATCGCGCGTGCCCTCAAGATCGACGTGTCGGTGTTGGCCGTGGAGCTTGGTGACCGCTCTGCTGTGGTCAACGGGCCGGAGCATCCGGCGCTGGGATCGGTCCGGGACGCCGTTAACCGCGTCGCGTTCTCCGGCGACGACCCGGCCGAATCGCTGTCCAGTCTGAGGGAGCGGCTTGCGGTGGCGTGGCGGGCACGTCATCAGGCGTCGGATCACCGTACGGTGCTGGGTGGGTTGTTGCCGGGGCTGCTGCGGGACGGGCAGCGTGCCGTGTTGGCGTACGAAGGTGACGAGCGTCGGCAGGCACAAGCGCTGTTGGCAGAGACGCTCGGGTTGGCGCAGATTTTCATTGCGTACCAGCCTGCCGCCGAGTTGCTCTGGCGGGTGGCGGACCGGGCGATGGTGGCGGCACAGGAGTCCGGCGACCCGGAGGCGATCGCGCGGGCGGGGTGGTTCCTGGGTCAGGTGCATCGGGACGCGGGGGACTGGGACACGGCGATGGCGGTGACCCTGGACGTGCTCTCGGCTCTGGAGCCGCAGGTGGTCGATGGGAGCACGAATCTGCTGGCGCTGTGGGGTGCACTGAACTTCGAGGCCGCGTACACAGCTGCTCGTGCAGGTGAGGAAGGACGGGCGTGGCGGTACTGGGATCGTGCGGACCAGGTGGCGCAGCGCCTGCCGCAGGGTTTCTACCAGCCGCAGACGTCGTTTTCCCGGGTCATCATGGGCGCTCACGCGGTGACGGTGGCGGTGGAGTTGCAGAAGTCGGGTGAGGCGGTGCGGCAGGCCCGTCGTCATGATGCGGCGGCGATTCCGTCGAGGCCGCGTCGGGCACGCCATCTCATCGAGGTCGCGCGGGCGCACTACGGCAAGGACGACAAGGAGTCGACTGTGGCGACGCTGCGGCGGGCGTACGAGTCGGCTCCTGAGACGATCCGCTTCAATGGGTACGCCCGTCAGATCACCTTGGATTTGCTCGACGGGCCACGCTCCACCCGCAACGATGCTCGTGATCTGGCGATAAAGGTTGGCCTCGCCTCTTGAATCGCGGGTAGGAACCTTACCCATTCCGCCTCGCGACTGACCGTAGTTTTTCGCTCACGGGATGCGGTGGGCGATGTTGGTCCTTCAGGAGCATGACGCCGCGCCCCTACCAGCGGAGGTGGGGATGAGCGAGAACTCTTCGTCCAAGAGTCGGGGCGAGCAGATCCAGGAGGCGGAGCGGGAGGCGGCGAGGCAGCGGATTCTTGCTCAGGCTGAGGCGGAACGGATACCGGTCGAGGAGACGACTCGGGCGGTGCCGGATCGGCCGTGGCGTCGTCGTGACCGGTGACCGGGTGCCGATCGGTCGGCGGGTGGCGTATCTGCGGGCGCGGCGGCGGTTGTCGCAGCAGACCCTTGCTGATCGGTTGGGCAAGTCGAAGAGTTGGGTGGACAAGGTCGAGCGTGGGGTCCGCCGCCTGGAGCGGGTGTCGACGATCCGGGAGGTCGCCTCGGTGTTGCGGGTCGACGCGGCGACGCTGCTCGGTCGGGACGCCCAGCCCGCCGGTATGGTCGAGCGGGACGAGGACGTGGCGCGGGTTCGGGCAGCCTTGTCGGCGTACGAGATAGGGCGTGACCGGCCGGCGCCGGTGCTGCCGGACGACCAGGTTGCCCGGCACGTCGGGTACGCCTGGACGGCATATCAGCATGCTCGATATCCGCAGGTGGTGGAGCTGATACCGAGTCTGCTCAGCGATGTGCGGCGCGCGTATGCCCGGGATCCGTCGGCTGGGCGTCTGGTGGTGGAGGCGTATCGGGTGACGGCTGCCCTGTTGGTGAAGCTGGGTCAGGCGGATCTGGCGTGGCTGGCGGCGGATCGGGCGATGGCTGCCGCTGCGGGTGATCCCGTGTTGGTGGGGTGTGCGGCGGTGCAGCTTGGGCAGGTGTTGCGGTCCTCGGGTCGGGCGCGGTCGGTGTTGCTGGCGGCGGCGTACCGGATTGCTCCTTCGGATTTTGATTCCGGTGGGGTGGGGGAGGTGTCGTTGTGTGGGGCGTTGGTGGTGCAGGCGGGGTTGGTGGCGGCTCGGTGTGGTGAGGAGCGGGTCAGCGGCGAGTTGTTGGACGAGGCTGCTGAGATGGCGGTGCGGGTGGGGGAGGGGTTCGACCTGCATCGGACGGGGTTCGGGCCGACGGCGGTGGAGCTGGCTCGGGTAACCGCTGCGGTGGAGTTGGGTGACGGGTCGGCGGCGGTCGCCCGGCACCGGCAGGCGATCCGCCGGGCTGGGTGGGGGGTGTTGCCGGTTGAGCATCGGGCCGCGTACCTGATTGATGCTGCCCGCGCGTATCTCCAGGTCGATGATCCGGCCAACGCGGCGCGGGTGCTGCTGAATGCAGAGCGGCTGGCGCCGTACGAGGTACGCCGCCGCCCGGTGGGCCGGGACGTGCTGGCGGAGATCGCCCGTGCTCCGAAGGCTCCGGCGATGGTCGGTGAGTTGGCGCTGAGCCTCGGGCTGGTGTGACCGGTGACCGCGCCGTTCCTGTCGCTCGCGCAGATCCGTAACCGGCTGACCCTCGCGGCCCGGCGCACCCTTCGCGACCGGAGGTGGCAGGGGAGCCGGTGCCCGGTGTGCGGCGCGGCGGATGCCCTCCGGGCGCTGGCGAAAATACAGCAGCGAAGTACAGCAACCGTGCCAACCGAACCCGACGAGCACGAGCGCCACCAGGCCGGACGACCTCGCACGGCACCCGATCCGGCCAGCCTGCCGTGAGTTCACACCGAAGAGGTCACTGGTTCGATCCCAGTATCGCCCACCGTAAATATTCGCAGGTTGGAAGCCCGTGACCGGAAGCGCCGGTAACGGGCTTCTGGCCGTTGACCCCTTGAATTGGGAGCAGGATGGGAGCAGGCCGCTCCCTGATCAACCACCCATCATGCTCGTACCTGACGTGAGGATGAAGGAGCATCCGCCCGGCTGTCCGACTCCTGCTCTGACCGACGATTGCTGTCTTCAAACGGATTCGTCGACTGTCCGGGTGGCCCCTACGTGAGGCGACGAAAGCCCGGGATCGCCGCTGGCCACCCACCGCCCCCGCATGGCAGCGGATCGCCGGGTCGCGGACCGGGCGCGGGCGGTGGAGATCCTGGACCGCGCGCACGACTCGGCCGAACTGGCCCGAGCGGAGCTTCGCAGTGTCGTACGCGGGATGCTGCCCCCGGTGCTCGACGACCGTGGGCTCGCCGCCGCGCTCGACGACCGTGGGCTCGCCGCCGCGCTCGACGGCCTGGCGACCGCGCCGACCGGCGGGTGACGGCGGTCCTGCGTCACCTCGAAGACGCCCAGCGGCGCGGCTAGTACAGCCTGCGCTACCCCGGTCGGCCAGTACGCTGGATCGTCCGATAGCCCGTCTGACCATAGCTTTTTCCATGTCATCGTCCTCTGACGACATGGAGAGGTTGGTCCAGATGTCCGTCCGCGTTGGACGCCCCGCCGACCCGGCGGTCCGCGTGATACAGCTCGCCCGTACGTATGGTTCCGGACCGCAGGCGGTCACCGCGCTCGCCGGCGTCGACGCGGAGTTCCACCGCGGCACGTTCACTGCGGTGATGGGGCCGTCCGGTTCCGGCAAGAGCACCCTGTTGCAGACCGCGGCCGGCCTGGACCGGCCCTCCTCCGGGCAGGTGTGGATCGGTGACCAGGAGCTGTCGCGACTGTCGGAGACGAGGCTGACCAAGCTGCGGCGCAGCCGGATCGGCTTCGTCTTCCAGGCATTCAACCTGATCGGCGCGCTGAACGTCGAGGAGAACATCCACCTGCCGCTGCGGCTGTCCGGGGCACGCCCCAACGCGACGTGGCTGCGCCAGGTGGTGGACCGGGTCGGGCTCGGCGACCGGCTGCACCACCGCCCCGCCGAGTTGTCCGGCGGGCAGCAGCAGCGGGTGGCGATCGCCCGGGCACTGGCGATGCGCCCCGAGGTGATCTTCTGTGACGAGCCGACCGGCGCGCTGGACACCCAGACCGCCGCTGACGTGCTGGCCCTGCTGCGGTCGGTGGTGGACGAGTCGCAGCAGACGGTGATCATGGTGACCCACGATCCGGTGGCGGCCTCGTACGCCGACCGGGTGATGGTCCTGGCCGACGGCCGGATCGTGCGGGACATGCCCCAGCCGGGTGCGGAGCAGATCGCCGAGCAGTTGGCGTGGCTCGGCCGCCGCCAGCTCACCACTGTGGAGAGCTGAGCGATGCTGATGCTCGCCCTCCGGATGCTGCGCCACCGCATCGGCAGCGCGGTCGCCACCCTCGTCGCGCTCACCTGCGGCGTCATGATCCTCATGTCGATGGGCGTGCTGGTCGAGTCCGGGATGCGGTTCACACCCGCACCGCAGCGGTACCCGGCCGCCGACATCCTGGTCGCGGATCGCGACATGACCATCGAGCACACCGAGTTCGGTCAGACCACCACGGTCACCGTGGACCTGCCCACCGGCGGAAGCGTGCCGGTCGACCTGGCCGACCGCATCGGGCGGCTGCCCGGCGTGGCGGTCGCCGCCGCCGACCGCTCGATCCAGGCGGTCGTACCGATCCAGGACACGGCACAGGAGGCGGTCGCGCACGGTTGGAGCAGCGCCGCGCTCACCCCGTACCGGATCGTCGACGGCAACCGGCCGGACACCACCGACGAGGTCGCCATCGACACCCGGCTCGCCACGGCGGCCGGTGCCCAGCTTCGGCCCGGTGATCAGATCCCGGTCCGCGCCGCCGGATCGGAGCGCCAGTACCGGGTCAGCGGCATCGTGGACCGTACCGCCACCGGTGACACCCCGGCCGCGATCTTCTTCACCGACGACCACGCCGCGGCGCTCAGTGGCAGCCCGGACCGGGCCGGACTGATCGGGATCGTCCTGGCCCAGGGCGCGGACTCCGCCGCCGTCACGAGCGAGGTCGGCCGGCTGGCCGCCGAATCCGGCGCGACCGTCCACACCGGCGACGATCGCGGAAAGCTCGAACAGTCCGAGGCACTCGCGGCGGCCACCATGCTGATCCAGCTCGGTGCCGTCTTCGGCGGCTACGTCGCCGGGCTCGTGATGTTCGTCGTCGCCGGAACGATCGGCCTGGCGGTCCGCCACCGCCGCCGCGACCTGGCCCTGTTGCGTGCCGTCGCGGCGACCCCGGGACAGGTACGCCTGATGATCGTCGCCGAGGTCGCGCAGTTGAGCATCGTCTCAGCCGTGCTCGGCGTCCCTGCCGGGCTGTGGGTGACCGACTGGGTGCACGGACAGCTCATGACCAGAGGCTTCATCCCCGACGGCTTCCCGATCGCCGGCGGGGTGCTCTCCGCGGTGGCGGTCAGCGCGGCGACGGTGCTGGTGGCGGTGACGGCAGGGCTGATCGCGGCCCGCCGTACGGTGAAGATCCGCCCGACCGAGGCGCTCGGCGAGGTCGCCGTGGAGCCGGCCCGCAGCAGCCGCGTCCGGCTCGTCGCCGGTCTGATCGCGCTCGGCGGCGGGGTCACGCTGACCATGTTCGGTACGGCCCTCCGTGGCGAAGCAGCGCTCGGCGCGGCGCTGGGCATGCTGTTCGTCTTCGTGCTCGCCGCCGCGCTGCTCGCGCCGTGGATCAACCGGTACGCCGCGCAGGTACTCGGCCCGGTGCTGCGTGCCGTGTGGGGCGACAGTGGATACCTGGCGGCGGCCAACCTGCGGGCGAACGCTCGGGGCATGGCGACCGTACTGACCGCGCTGGTGCTGTCGGTCGGCTTCGGTGGTTCGATCTGGTTCTTGCAGGACAACCTGGAGCGGGAAAGCATCGCCCAGACCCGCGACGGAATGCTGGCCCAGCACGCGCTGGTGTCGGCGGTCGGGCTGCCGGCTACCGCCGTGGCGGACGCCCGCCAGGTGCCCGGCGTCGTCGCCGCCACCGGAATCCGGCGTACCTCGGTGATCGTCCCGGTGATGGGGGGCGTCGAACCCGTCGCCGCCCAGGTGATCGACCCCGACGGGGCCGACCGGGCCCTGGACCTGTCGGTCACCGAGGGCAGCCTCGCTGACCTGCGTGGCGACGCCGTGGCAATGTCGACCTTGCAGGCGTCCACACAGGGGGCGGATCTCGGCGACCAGGTCGAGTTCTGGCTCGGTGACGGCACCCCGGTGTCGTTGCGGCTGGTCGCCGTCTACGAACGCGGGCTCGCCTTCGGGGACGTGACTCTCCACCGGGAGACGGGCGACGGCCACACCCCGACCAACCTCGACGACCAGGTCCTGATCAGCACCGTACCGGGCGACGCCGAGGCCGTCGCCGGGCTCGCCGGCCTGGTCGAGCGGTACCCGGGCAGCGGCCTGATCGACACCGGGGTCATCGGCGCCCAGCTCGCCACCGACCTGGCGCTCAGCGCCTGGCTGAACAAGCTGCTCATCGGCGTCATGGTCGGCTACGCCGCCCTCGCCGCCGCCAACACCATGATCATGGCGGCGCTGGCCCGGGGCCGCGAGCTGGCCCTGCTGCGCCTGGTCGGCGTCACGACCCGTCAGGTCAAGCGGATGGTGCACGCCGAACAGGCCGGCCTGCTCGGCACGTCGCTGCTCATCGGTGGCGTCATCGCCGCCGTCACGCTGGTCTCAGTGGTCCGGACGATGACCGGGCAACTGATCCCGTACGTCCCGCCGCTCGGCTGGATCTCGATCATCGGCGGTACCGCGCTGCTCGCGCTGGTCACCACCGTCGCCCCCATCAGCGTGCTCCTTCGTACGCCGCCGGTGCACAGCATCGGCGTCAAGGAGTGACCGCCAGTCAGTCCACCGCAGGCTCCGACGAATCGTCGTCGGCTCCGTGGATCGGCGCACAGGGTGCCCGGTCCGAACACTCACCAGGAGGTTCCATGTCAACGCTACACACCGAGAGGTATGGCAAGGCGAACACCAACGACGACGGCACCGCGACGCCGCGCAAGCGGTTCGGCGCCGGACGCCGCACCGCCGCCGCACTGGCGCTCGTCGCGCTGACCGGCACCGCCGGCATCGGACTTCAGCACGCCGACGCCGCGCAGGCCCACCGCCCGAAGAAGGACACCATCCAGAGCAGCCTGGACGCCCTGGTCAAGGCCGGCGTCGCGCCCGGGGCGCTGGCCTCGGTACGGGACAGCACGGGCCGCGTCACCAACTACACCGCCGGCGTCAACGACCCGCGTACCCGGGCGAAGGTGCCCACCGACGGGTACGTACGGATGGCGAGCAACACCAAGATGTACACCGCCGTCGCCGTCCTACAGCTCGTCGACGAGGGCAAGGTGCAGCTGGACGAGCCGATCGAGACGTACCTGCCGGGGCTGGTCCGTGGCAAGGGATTCGACGGACACACCATCACGGTCCGGCACCTGCTGGGTATGACCAGCGGCCTGCCCGAGTATGACCTGCCGGATGTCTCCGTGTGGAGCAAGAGGTACTACGAGCCGCGCGACATGCTCGACTCGGCGTTCGCCCACGAGGCGCACGCCCCGGCCCCCGGCGGGCAGGTGCAGTACCGCAACGCCAACTACATCGTGGCCGGTCTGCTGGTGCAGAAGGTCACCGGTCGCCCGCTGGCCGAAGTGATCACCAACAAGATCCTGAAGCCGGTCGGGCTGCACGAGACGTACTGGCCGAGTGTCGGTGACAAGACCATCCGCCGGCCGTACGCCAAGGGCTACCTGCCGGACCCGGAGACGATGAAGTGGGTCGACACCACCCAGGTGGATCCCTCCATCGCCTGGGCGGCCGGCCAGATGATCTCCACCCCGAGTGACCTCAACAAGTTCCTGGTGGCGCTGCAGAACGGGAAGCTGATCTCGCCTGCGACCCTGGCCGAGATGCGCGACAGCAAGGTCTTCCTCCCCGGTGGCGAGGCTTTCCCGGACCTGGTGTGGCACTACGGCCTCGGCACCACCGGGTACGACCTCTCCTGCGGCGGTCGCGCCTGGGGGCACGGCGGTGACATCGACGGCTACTCCAGCCGGACCGCCATCACCGCCGACGGTCGGGCCGTGACCATCGTGGTGACCGCCGAATCGAGCCCGGTCCCCGACGGCATCTTCCAGGTCCTGGACGCCTTCGACGCCGCCCTGTGCGCCGGCAGTTAGCTGTCGCGAGTCAACTTGCCCCGGTCCCTTCGCCCGAACAGCCACTGGCGGAGCGATCCGCCGCCGGTGCCGGAACGCCTGGCGTACCCGCACCGGCGGCGGCCCGGCCGCCATCC
This DNA window, taken from Micromonospora sp. FIMYZ51, encodes the following:
- a CDS encoding serine hydrolase domain-containing protein; protein product: MSTLHTERYGKANTNDDGTATPRKRFGAGRRTAAALALVALTGTAGIGLQHADAAQAHRPKKDTIQSSLDALVKAGVAPGALASVRDSTGRVTNYTAGVNDPRTRAKVPTDGYVRMASNTKMYTAVAVLQLVDEGKVQLDEPIETYLPGLVRGKGFDGHTITVRHLLGMTSGLPEYDLPDVSVWSKRYYEPRDMLDSAFAHEAHAPAPGGQVQYRNANYIVAGLLVQKVTGRPLAEVITNKILKPVGLHETYWPSVGDKTIRRPYAKGYLPDPETMKWVDTTQVDPSIAWAAGQMISTPSDLNKFLVALQNGKLISPATLAEMRDSKVFLPGGEAFPDLVWHYGLGTTGYDLSCGGRAWGHGGDIDGYSSRTAITADGRAVTIVVTAESSPVPDGIFQVLDAFDAALCAGS
- a CDS encoding ABC transporter permease; translated protein: MLMLALRMLRHRIGSAVATLVALTCGVMILMSMGVLVESGMRFTPAPQRYPAADILVADRDMTIEHTEFGQTTTVTVDLPTGGSVPVDLADRIGRLPGVAVAAADRSIQAVVPIQDTAQEAVAHGWSSAALTPYRIVDGNRPDTTDEVAIDTRLATAAGAQLRPGDQIPVRAAGSERQYRVSGIVDRTATGDTPAAIFFTDDHAAALSGSPDRAGLIGIVLAQGADSAAVTSEVGRLAAESGATVHTGDDRGKLEQSEALAAATMLIQLGAVFGGYVAGLVMFVVAGTIGLAVRHRRRDLALLRAVAATPGQVRLMIVAEVAQLSIVSAVLGVPAGLWVTDWVHGQLMTRGFIPDGFPIAGGVLSAVAVSAATVLVAVTAGLIAARRTVKIRPTEALGEVAVEPARSSRVRLVAGLIALGGGVTLTMFGTALRGEAALGAALGMLFVFVLAAALLAPWINRYAAQVLGPVLRAVWGDSGYLAAANLRANARGMATVLTALVLSVGFGGSIWFLQDNLERESIAQTRDGMLAQHALVSAVGLPATAVADARQVPGVVAATGIRRTSVIVPVMGGVEPVAAQVIDPDGADRALDLSVTEGSLADLRGDAVAMSTLQASTQGADLGDQVEFWLGDGTPVSLRLVAVYERGLAFGDVTLHRETGDGHTPTNLDDQVLISTVPGDAEAVAGLAGLVERYPGSGLIDTGVIGAQLATDLALSAWLNKLLIGVMVGYAALAAANTMIMAALARGRELALLRLVGVTTRQVKRMVHAEQAGLLGTSLLIGGVIAAVTLVSVVRTMTGQLIPYVPPLGWISIIGGTALLALVTTVAPISVLLRTPPVHSIGVKE